Genomic DNA from Macadamia integrifolia cultivar HAES 741 chromosome 6, SCU_Mint_v3, whole genome shotgun sequence:
AATACTGATTTgggttagtaaaaaaaaaaatcaaaaagtcaGAAGATGGGTTGTTCATCACTGCTGAGGTTGTCGACTAGTGGATGTTGAAGACTCCTGTGTCCTAGACTGGAACAAAGGAGGATTGAACTTTGGTAGGACACATAAGAACTCCGCTATACCTTGTATAGAGGTCTCTAGAGTAGTGATCCTGGAACCAAGAGTGTCTAGCCTGGAGGTGAGTTGGATGTCCATAGAGACGACACTAGAATGCATTTGAGAAAATCCTCTCAAGATATAGTCCATCACCTCTCGCATGTTAAGATCACCTGTGGAAGTAGGTGTAAAGGAACCCACAATGAAAATGTGGGAGGAGCAAGAAAAGTAATAGGATTGAATTTCACGATCGATAGAGGTGGAGAAAATCTACCTTGAGGTAGTGAGAATGGATCCTTATATATTTCCTATGGTATACACCAGACTAACTAGTATGACGGAACTTCTCGGATGGTACATGCCTAGGAACATCTCCTACATTCCCATATGGTAGGTGCCTATCTAACTCATCCCCCTCATCTCCATCTCCCCCACCGATTTCCATGCCCATATCTTCAATGTCTATGCCTATCTCCTGGTCATCTCCATCCGTAGGCTCATGAGGTGGATCAACAATTGGTGGATCAACAACCGGTGTCTgtgtcatcatcactatctaCCTACTGGTgtaagtccatcttttccaaaATAAACCTATCCAATGGAGTAGGTATAATCTTCTTTTCGCCTCACCATCCAAGCAGATTCTGAATCGTTGGAATATTTTGGTCAAGGTCTTTCCATAAAATAAAGTGACCATCTCTTGGGCGACTGGCTAAGTCTACCCTCTGTCTCATTGTCAGATAAAGTAGGCTGATCCACTCACCCacttataggaaaaaaatctatgTATGCCTGCATCAAGGATACTTCACTGAAGTGACCACAAATAGGTAGTACTCTTGGAGTAGGCCACTAGTTTAGCAATCAAAATCTAATTTGCCTCTCCCCCTGCTACTACCACTTCCAGCACAATGTCTCGCTCAGTGTCAGTGAAGTAGCTGTGGAAGCTAGTCTTACAAGGACAGTAAGTTTTGTTGCCCTCACTTGAGACACTAATGACCTGACCAAATTCTGCTGTGGTCAACTTGTTATCTGTGCCACCCACCTTGCTGGTGATATGGTACCTCCACCCCTAATATGCTTGCCACTAAGGTTGCAATAGAAAACTCTTACAAGTCTAGGATACACATCTTCCTCTACCTTGAGCATGGTTCTCAACCTAAAGCCTCAAATTTCTCTAGAATACCAAAAGTTTGAAGATCCACTATGATAATAGATTTTTCAACAGCAATGGGATGAGAAAAGAAACTACCCCAATTTGCTTGGTCGGTTGGAGTGCAAAACCAAATGGGCCATTTGACAAATCGGGATGGTAGAAACTTTGCTATGAGTGAATATCAGTGAAGACATGTTAAGCTACACGCAATAACCACCAAGAATAAGTAAATGCAGCAAAATAATGGAAGGAATTGTAAGAAATTATAAGAGATTGCAAGAAATGAAACCTAGGTCACTATATTCCCTTAAAAACGGAAATTTTACCATGAAATTGGTGAAACAGGGAAGAATGCACTTGTCAGAGATGATGTATGGAGGtgaaaatgtgagaaaatagTCGGGAAAGTGTTAGAATGAAGTATTGTGATAGATCAGTGAAGAAGCTCTTAGCAATTGGATTTATCAAATGAAGTTTGGAGCTCTCGGgtagaatttttatttctatagtCAGGTGAACCAGTCGGTTGGTCGATGTCCCTAAGCCACTGATTGAGCAAATTTTGCTCAGAAAGCTCTAAAATTTTTATGGTGTAATATGTAGAGTTTAAGTTTTGttataaaatcataaatttggAATTTTAAGGTGCATAAGTGAAATGTTTGCTAAGCATGGAAGAGAGGTACGGTTCTAGTTTGAGAACATAAATTGGAACAGGGAAATGTGTATGATAATTTGAATGCAATTGAGGATAAATAAATATGTGTGGGAATAGGAATGTGATCTTGATGTAATTTATAGATTAAGGTTTTAAAAGATTGGAGATACTCTTAGATTTGCATGTGTGAATTTGGGAATGAATTCTGTAAATGAGATGACAATTTAAAGTATTTATATGCCaatgcaaaacaaaaaaagaaatgctATGAGTCATTGGAAATTTTTTAAGTCTATGGTGGCAGCATATGAATTGCATTGCCAAGCAAATTGTTGGATCAAATTgcattgaattttgaaaatgcatataaataaataaagggataTCTATGATAGTGGATAGAAATTAATTGCCTGATTTGAGGATAGATGCATACAGAAGTGAGAATGTGATATGATCTCAATAATAAACTGATTTTGAATCATGGAGGAATAATAAActgatttaataatttttgaAGATATTTTCAGTTTTTCCCACTTAGACCTGGGAATACTTTGGTGGATGACATGAGAATAAGTATATAGCCTATACATCGCCATATGGAATAAGAAAGGAGAAATGTATggaattttgagaaatttgagGATTTTAATGGTCTAAAAGGAGACCGAGGTAAATTGACTAGGATATTAAGCAGATATCTGCAAGTTGTTAACCTAGTTATGAATAGTGAAGTAAGTTAGAAACCATTAGAATTAAAAACCCCAGTTTCGACATTTGCACCCAAGAACAAACTAGAATTTGGAAACTTATTGAGAAGAAAGGAGAGTGGTATTCTAAGGGACTGTGATCCACACTAAGATTAGGTGTGGGCATGAATACTAATACAATATACCTGTAGAATGGAAACAAAAATTATACTAGGTCATGCAGTAAAGAAGTAAAGAGTTAAGTTTGGGAAATATAGTTTCCAAATGATTTTCCCTACATCTGAATTGCTAAGGGAGAACTGGAAGAAACCAGTATGGCTGGAAGACAAGTTAAAGTGCTTGGCTAAAATTTTCTGATGCTAGTCACATAGCCATGTGGAGctaataaagataaaaattagAGGTTAAGAGTGATATTGAAGTATTGGAATGAATCTTTGGTGACGAACATTTCGCAAAAGGAGGAGGGAATTGTAACACCTTGAATTCTGAAGTAGCTATTCCCTAGTGTCAGGACCTAATTGGCACAAGGGCAATATGTTGTTATCTTCTTGATCACACATGTATAGCAGTAGAAGGGAGAAATTGACAGATTTAATAGCCCAGTAGGCGGGATAAAATAGTCAAAAGCTGTGGGAATGGCCCCACACATGTTAGGTAATGTAAGACCTAGGATTAGTCTGCTGGAAGACAAAAAATAAGGCAACCAACAGGTTACCCGGCTAGCAACCAGCTAGCTGGTTTGGCTAGGCACATTACTGAAAAATTGGGTTCTCTTTGTGGGGCCCACATCCCTATAACTCTATGCCTCGCAATTACCCACTAAATAGAGGTTCTAATGCTAACCAAATCCAACCTAATAACTCagtatttggtggggtccattaatgagaaattaattttaattagttctAGTTGTAAGtttctaaaaatcaaattttagaaGTAATTTTTTAAGAATTACTTTTTAGAAAATAGGTGTTCAGCCAAATGGGCCCTATAGACCCTTTGGACTGAATTATAAAAGAAGAGAGTTGCTACTATTCACTTCATTTGTGAACTGATGTTCAGTGGAGGagcaaaggggaagaagaagaagggaacaaCAGCTGCGATTTGGTGCTGCCTACACCCAGGTAACTACTGTTGTCCTATTACTTTGATAAATTACTTAGGTTAATTAGGTTAGCTAGCTAGGGTTAAGAATTAATGTAAATTGAGGACTGTAATCAAGTCTCTAAtagttgatttttttccttatagAAGAAGCCCTAACTTCTGGAAGGGTTAGGGACTGAAATTTGTCAGAAGGCTGTGCCTGTGAACcctagagtttagggttttcatgtTCCCAGCAATGAATTATGTAATTGAAGGTGGAATAGGGATGAATGGGTAGAATTCTGCCAAAATTCTAGAATAGAATTCAGCCCACATTTATTTTTGTGAAGAATTAGTTaatcccttctttggaaatacTGTTATCAATCTAATCAGGGCTGGAGCATAGATTTTATGATTATAAATACTTGTGCCCAACTCCAGGTAAATGACTTAATAGAGGAAATGATCTAGTTTTGCAGAATTGCTTTAATTTCTACTTAATGTTTGAAATTTCTACAGAATGGGATGTATAGATTTGGGTTTAGCCAATTTAATCTTAAGGATGGGTCAACTTGAAGCCTAAATCCTATCTTCAGACTCAATGTGCATGAATAGAAGCATGGACTGAGAAATTAAACCCAAATCTGGGTTTTGATGTGCAGTATAGCCCTTGGCAGAATCAAAATCTACAGAAAAGAGGGAACCGGTAGGTCCGATCAGCCAATCGGTTGCTACCCAACCAACCTGTTGGTTGGGGTTTTAGAGCCCTAAATGGCTACTGGTTGGGTTAAGTTGCACCCTGTATAATGATGGGGTCAGTTGATACATGTTTAGTGAAACTCAACCTTGTACAGATGACTATGGTAGGGGTTCCAAAGCCTAAACCTATCATTGAGTTGGCTTAGAGGACTCTGCCATAGTTAGGGAATGTACATAGGGAGTGTAAGACCATACCCCTTTATAGAAAATAGTACAATAAGTAAGAAGACTGTATTGGGAATCAACCTAGTGAGCTAAGGCCTGTGATAACCCACAGGTTACCTCCGATGAGTGTCTGATGGTCTCTGTACTATGTGGCTTGGTCTATTTAGACAAATAGGAAACTCGAGATTGTGTGGATCAGGTTAGTGACCTACATAGGGGTTAGGAAGTCAAGTTGGTTAAGTAGGTAAGTTGTTAGGAGAAATACTGGTCAGGAATCAGTGCCTCTGTCCAACTGTTGGTTTGGATTCCGGTAAGGGAATTCAATAGGAGTTAAGGAAGTTGGGTTGTCCTTGGACAGTGAATACTAAAACTAACCTAAATATTAATTGTTTAATTAGGCACCTAAGATACTTTGCAAGGATAAGCATGGACGGGAACCCAACATAAAGGCATCAGATTCAGGTATCAGGTGAGTGTTTGTTTAActtattttacggagtgttttgATATTTTTCGTTATATGTCCATATGGAATGTGATGATTACtgtgttatggatttattttatataaatttatatatttcACATGTTGCATGATTTTAAGGACTTTGATCTAATcaaggttttgtggatgtgtaaGATGATAGATGTGTggtgatggttgtaatattgaCGTTCTGAGGCATAGTGTGATTGAGATTCTTTCCAataccgtgggctcagaggtcagtgtTACAGTTGTGGCCACATGTGTGATGGATGCTATAATTGATATGGATGCATATAGatgatgcatatggttaggatcacatcccgATGCTATaatcccttgccaatagggggtaacaTATTGGttaatcccactcggtggtaaGTCACGGAGGACTACTATGCCCATATACGACGTACCGTATCCTGAGAGGGCACAGCATGGTATGCCGTACTATACGTATGACTGTCGGACAACATGGGAGACCGATGATGGTGTGGGATTCTAGGACTATGGCTGTCAGGGGTTACTATTAAGGGGTTAGTTGGGGGAACAAGGTTCTTTCCAGAACTAGCTGACTCTTACTTGCAACTAGCTCGTATTTCTGAGGCCCAACATATTgggaaggggataccacctatgttgcttatAACACTTAAACCCACATATTGAGACCTAGTAATTagaatatatattattattaaaatggatcatgtggttGTGCATCTGTGAATATTATTGTGAGTGTGTTGGCATCAttatgttgtgtgtgcttgcatgctcaccctcactgggcttgtgaagttCACCCCTTgtggatttatgtttttagatggtggaacctgAGCTGGAGTGGATCGAGACTCGACAATGGTTGTGAGATTGTGTCAGTGAGACATGTGGTGGAGGACTAAGATTTCCTTTGCtttaaggttttattattaTACTTGTATAATGTGATTATATTATGGTAATTGTGAGTTATTATTCAATTGTTGTGTTTGCAGttattatttatcatttagATTTGATCACCATGGgttatgtaaaatataaattttcccTTATATGCTCTAATTTTGTAGAAGATTTTGTACTTGTGTAAGTTCATCTCTACATCAGATTCTGGTGAATCAAATTGACTGGTATGGTAAGGTATCCAGTGNNNNNNNNNNNNNNNNNNNNNNNNNNNNNNNNNNNNNNNNNNNNNNNNNNNNNNNNNNNNNNNNNNNNNNNNNNNNNNNNNNNNNNNNNNNNNNNNNNNNAAACATCTTGGATCCATATTGAATATTTTCAGCTGTTTCTAACTTTGTCAAGGAAATGTAATTTCTAACTGGACCGAGTATTACTTCACACACAGTGAAGGGGCAATCTCGTCATCACAGAATAGAAGTGGGAGTTTATGATGATATAGGAGTCAAATCACTAGTGGTGAGAGGATTCTTCCTTCTCTacggatgaaggaaaacttttgcctTCCTAATTAGTTTATCACATGGTGGTATAAGTATGTTGACTTGCACTGGGGAGTGTAAGTGAAAGATGGTATCCGCATAAGCAATTCGGATCGTCCTTCTTGTAGGGATCAGTCATTCAATAAATAATCAATACGAGGGTTTCGATCGTTAcctgaaactccacaagtgcagagTCTCCACGCGATCTTAACTCTTTCACATTGAGTCCTTCCCCACATGTACAACTTTGCGTTCCCTTGGATCCAATCTCCTCCACAATAGTTAGGGTTTTCATAAAAACCCTGATTATCATACTCAATCACCCAAagattatgagagagagagggagatgggaGAGGCGTTTTGTAGAAGAGGGTGAGAACTGTTCTCTCGTATATTCCACGTTGTTTTGGTTAGCCAATCTTATATCTTTTTGGCCAATAAGAATCCCCTATTAGTTAGTATTTTAGTAATATCCAACTAAGTAATGGGTCTCCTGTTGGGAATCAGcaactaaaccaaaaccaattttatcataaaaaataagatcaaatttattaaaaaaataaataatataaaattcttttcgtcctgaaaataaataatataaaattttttttcctaacaataTGGTGGTGTGAATGATCTGGAATTATATGACATTATACTAGTATTGACCTCTGAATGATGAAGAACTAAATTTTGTTCATAAAAGGAAGCAACAACTGAACATTCataaatgaggaaagaaaaagtaaaatgtTCTGTTTGGCTTTCCATGATCATCATTTACAGTATTAAAAGTTACTACATTAAATCACCATatgatatttgatttgatttgattttattttttgaaaggattacaatattttatttaattaccaTATGAGTGAATGATGGCGCACAAGTATTGCTTTTCCTATCtcttattttatgttttctagGATGCTGCAAATCCTCCTCTGCAGACATAGGTTCTGTCTAAAAATAAGACTTCTTCCAGGTCTTGGTTCCTCTGATTACGATGAAGTACTGGCACTGGTGTTCTTTGTCATGGGAAACTTTCCATTATAAGGGCATTTCATAACATCTGGTTTCCTCATCACCCTGGGTCCCACTCCAGCTTTCGGGCGTATATCCTGCACACCACCAAGTAATCAATTAAAAACGATGTATGTGTTCGAGTGACTCCTATAGCTGCGTGAGAATTAATCAGAACCTCTTTTTTGGTTTAATTTATGGGAATAAGGAGGTCATTTTataaggagaaggagagggacaAACACAAAAGTGCAGGCACGAGAGCCACGCTCCTTGACAGGGAACtttcttcttcaaaaaaaataaaagcatggcTCAAATATTGAGGCACTTACAAGAAACCTAAAATATGAAGGTTCCAGCATGGATTATGTTACATGCTTAACAATATGGAACATTCAAATGTCAAGCATTCCTATGGATGGGCAACTGCACTaaatttcagccaaaaaaaaaaacactaaaactGCACTAAATTGCACCAATTGGACAACCTAAATCATCCAATGTACAAACTTATTTTAtgtgggttttggggtttttttttttttttttttttttttttgggggggtgggggggtggtgtgggggGTTGGGGTTTGAAAGCCTCAACGGCCCTGTTTCTTGTTTCACCACACATTGAAGCTCTGGATTTGAGGAAACCATGGGTTCCTTTTTGAGGAAACTATGGTTTCCTATATTTCGAATACAAAAAGAGAGACTTGCACCACATTGCAACAATGCCAAGCTATGtttttgaaaattgaataaGGCTGTAGAAGATtgacctaggggtgtcaatatcaAAACTTAACCAGGAAAACTGCCCTAAATCGAGTCGATTGAACTTGGATCAAATCGAACTGAATACTTATTGGACCGGTTTCAGTTTGACATATTGTAACCCCTTATCAATTCAAATTGCATCGGAAATTGATTGGactcgaaaccaaaccaaaatcgattCAAAAACCAACAAGTAACCGaaaaaaatagccaaaaaaaaaaatcaaaatttgcacagttttgtatgaaaaatcaaacccaaatcgATCAAAAAACCTATACCAACTCGATTACAAACCGACACAAGAAACCGAattaaactgaaaccaaatcgcctaaaaatcaaaatcaaaccaagatcgaaattttcttattggttcaatttcgatttcaccattcccacaccGAGAACTGAATACGCATTATCCTTGTTTAACATAGCAAGAAATTTTACCAAGTGGAAAAACTTAGCTACCTGGTCAAATATAGCTGTTGGAACTGCAAGAGTTACACATGCATTGGGAGCATCAACTATTCCTGAAATTCTTGCTTCGCAAGGGCAAGCTGATAGCAAAAGATAGACCTGTTCTTTAGAGTATCCGAATTTAGATATATAGTCAATGGCATTGAGTACTGCACGCTTGAATGCAATACTTGCATCAAGATAATGTTGCCTTCCACTCTCATCTACACTGATACCTTCAAATACCAACCATTCTGAGAATCTTGGTTCAATCGGGCCAATCTCAAAGATTGGGCTTACGTGTAGAGGAGTTGGACCCATCGGTGTGAGGTACTCTCCCATTCCATTCCTTATGATTTCACATCtgttaccaaaaacaatttTATCATTGATCGGCCCTGAAAATAGAAAGGGAAGTAGATGCACAGTTTTTATATACAGCATCCAATAACTACATTGAGCAAAAATAGAGAGCGGATCAAGTCTTTGTTCGAGATCCATTCTCGTATGGAACTGATCAGCATAAATGGAATCTACCCAACAATCAACTGTGGTGAATTCCATCTATATGAATCAACCCGTACGAGAATAGTTCTTCTCCGAGAACCTGATCCGCACTCACAAAACAAGTCATGAAGATTAATGCATGGGAAAAGCTTCTGGTGGTATTTGGATAACCCAACCGGCTGGATGCCAGGCCATAGGCAGGGGTGGGGAGGAGGGGGATATATATAAATACAGGTGGGACGGAACAGAGAGTCGACCACGAGACCTTCTTGGTCTTGCGCCAAAAGGCTGGCACCACTGAGCTACATACTCATTTCCATTAAATAAATGGTTCACCATATAAATACAGAATTTGAGTGATCAGGCAAGTACTTGAGCTCTAGAAATCCATTAATCTCTATTGCTCCACAGAATGAAACTTCACCATCACCCTGAGAGAAATGCATGTCACCCGTGCTAAGATTTGCTCCATCAACAAATACTGGAAGGTATATTTTTGAACCTGTGCTGAGATTCTTGATATCACAATTTCCTCCATTTTCTCTTCCAGGAACTGTCCTTGCACCCTCCCTTGCAATTCTTTCCCATTCAGGTGTTCCCTCTTCAATCTGCATATGGCTTCTAACAGTTAGAAATGTTTCTTATTTCCCCATATGATATTAATGAATCCATCAGAAACCAGACATGTCTAACTAGATGTGTTGAGGGCCCAACTCAAAACCCGAAGGCAATAGGTGGAGGATAACAGAGGGACCTCAGACTGACATCGACAACATCCTAACAGTCCCTGTCACATATAGCTTCAGCATACCTGGCTTTACACATGGATAGACAACTTAGGGAGAATAATAATGGGACCTCAGCTCTAACGAATTGATGAATATTTTTGTCAGATTAAACAGCTTGAAGTATAAGCATTTGCCTTTATACCCAGTAAATCATACCTTTCCAAGAAAACAGCTTTCTGGTGTTGGCAACAATGCAAATGGTCGTTGGTGCAAGGCCTCAGTCAATGTCATAGACTTATGACCATTTTCTACAAGTTCTCTTTCCCTGTCATTCCATATGTTTAGGAGTTCCATTGATGGTGCAGTGCCAATAACTCCAGGATGAAGTAAACCAGGAAATCGCACACCTGCCAAGAGGAgataaaacttgggattttatttAAGCCAACTACATATGTTTAAGGGAAATAGAAAATAGTAGGGGGGAAAGTTTGTCCCTGACAATCCGAACCCACTCAAACCCAGCTTGATTTGCCTGAGCTCGAACAAGGCTTGAGCCAATTTCTTTTTACGAAAACCCCAATCCTAGGTCAGGGGCGGGTTGGGGTTGGGTTAGGCCTCAGTCCGGTCCGAAATTTAACCatgattttttatattaaaatttaggGCTCATATTGatatttcattttctattattattatttttttatttacaagATACGAATGGCATGAACATGTGAATCAAGGTAAATCCAACCATTTCAGAAGTCAGGATCAACCCAACCCAAGCCAGCCCTGACAGGGTTAATTAGGGCTGGCTGAGGTTGATTCGAATCCGACAGGGTTGGGCCTGAATATGAACCCAATAGGATTGGATTGGAcctaaattgaattttgatgacctagggttgggttaggtttttatgaaacccagcccaactcgGCCTTATTTCACCCCTAGAAAATAGGATAGAGAAATTACCTGGTATTTGAGGTGAGTAGGCATATATCCCTTCAAAATACCAAATAGCTTTAGTTGCATCAGGGAAATGATCAGTCAGAAAACTACCCCCATGTTCTCTATCATGCGATGCTGTATAACCCCATTCAGATCCAGGGAGAGGACCCAAGTTGCAGATTTCAACTGCAAGAAGATCACCTGGCTTAGCCGGCATGCCCTCTTTGTCCAATACTCGAATGGGTCCGCTAAGATAGTGCACCTATACCAGTTTCGAAATGGGCCATGATTACTAAGATACTCGTTCTGTaaacaggggaaaaaaatctaatatttgCCGTATTGTTTTTATGATATATATGTATTGGTTTTGGTGTCAATTGAAGTTAATGTCTTAGGAACATGAAGGATTGGTCTATGAACTTTAAATTATGTTGATCTTAGATGGGAATGTTCCatagccaaaaaataaaaagtgggtATGTCTGAATGTAActagtaatttactttttcccaaaggggaaaaaaaaataataggttACTAATTTACAATTACATAAATgtcttttctataatttttaccaaaaaaaaaaaaaaaaatgtttcttctaTAATAAACTTCTAACTAACCCATCTTGGATTTGGATATGCAAGTTGCATAACTATGCTGATGGCTATGTCCAATTCTTTTTTTATGGTTAGGAAAGACAAGGCAACTTCTTAGCCATTTATAAGCCCTCCAAAGCAGAAGCTTTCACAAGCTACTGAATAGCCCCCACAGATACATATGCCTGCAGAGTTAAAATTAGGAGAACTAAGAGGTCACGGAGAAAGTTCTAGTTTAGTTTGAATTTGGGTGTCATGTAACTTCGGAATTTGAAGGGTCTTGGATCTCCTCAACCAGTCTTTCCCAAAACCTTTCCTAACTAAAGCAAACTCCAAGTTGGACGAAATTTAGCCGCTGCCCAAGTTGCAGCCACTGTgacagccaaagaaatagaatctataagggtattttagaaaatactatgacctaggagggtatttgtgaaccctaaggggaagtgaattattccatttataaattttttccCCAAGGCTATGCCTACTTCATCAGTGTGTTGCTTTGACAACAACTGTAAAATCttcatatgaaaaaataaataaatctcataCTTACAGCAAAGAGATCTGTGGCATTTAAATCAAGGGCAGTGTCATTGTCTCCAACGGCTCCTCCTCTACAGTCTACCATCTCAACTCTGAACACCTCACCTTCTGTAACATCTGCAACAGGGGGGATATCTGGGTGATAACGGTTGTGAAGAGGTACCTTCTGCTCCCATGGCTTCTTTGTCAGGTCAATGGGAACTACTAGTTTTGGAGTTGTAGGAGCCATTACTGAACCAGTAGATGATAGATTGACTAGTATGCATAGATAGTAGATGATAAAGTGGGAGTAGCTTATTTGTTTCTTCTATTTGTCCCCTCCAACTTTCCATAAAGGACAATATTACTTGACAATTTTCATGGTTCCTATTAAACTACTCATTAATCCCTCAAAACTCTATTTCATAATAACTTCCAACATTGCATGTTGCATGCATGCTATCCTGCAAAATCAGTACCCAACAGTTGTTATAATAGATGTcatgcataaatgaaaataaacaatcttATTAATAAACTGGGTTTGATGAACATACATATTCAACAAGAGTGATATTGTCGATCTAATCATCAATCCATTCAGAACCATGCAGCTTCATTATGACGGTTTGTGCCTTTCTAATATTCCAAGCTAATAATGGAGCTTAGTGATGTAATTTTGGATCATTAGCTTAGTTTATTAATAAATTTCGCTAGTGACAAGTTACATCGAAGCATAtattaacaatttttttcttggtgtaaatgaaacaaaatagaTTAGTCTATTAGAAACAACTCTAAATTGTTTTCTATTATCATAGACAACTTACTATCTCTAGCTTGACAAACAGCATAACTACCGATTTCATATATTGTTCCTTACATAACAATAAAGCATTCAACTTAGTTATTGTTAGTAGAAATCGGGTTTGACCCAAGTCCCAGTGGAGCGCCCAATAGGCAGCACAAACCCACTAGGGTAACCCTAGCTAGCCAGATCTCTGACTCCATCGCTATCCTTAGATGTGGAGAGTGGATTATCGTAAAGGATCACCTTCTCACAGCTTAGCAAGATTTCTGC
This window encodes:
- the LOC122080767 gene encoding formamidase-like isoform X1, with the translated sequence MAPTTPKLVVPIDLTKKPWEQKVPLHNRYHPDIPPVADVTEGEVFRVEMVDCRGGAVGDNDTALDLNATDLFAVHYLSGPIRVLDKEGMPAKPGDLLAVEICNLGPLPGSEWGYTASHDREHGGSFLTDHFPDATKAIWYFEGIYAYSPQIPGVRFPGLLHPGVIGTAPSMELLNIWNDRERELVENGHKSMTLTEALHQRPFALLPTPESCFLGKIEEGTPEWERIAREGARTVPGRENGGNCDIKNLSTGSKIYLPVFVDGANLSTGDMHFSQGDGEVSFCGAIEINGFLELKCEIIRNGMGEYLTPMGPTPLHVSPIFEIGPIEPRFSEWLVFEGISVDESGRQHYLDASIAFKRAVLNAIDYISKFGYSKEQVYLLLSACPCEARISGIVDAPNACVTLAVPTAIFDQDIRPKAGVGPRVMRKPDVMKCPYNGKFPMTKNTSASTSS
- the LOC122080767 gene encoding formamidase-like isoform X2: MAPTTPKLVVPIDLTKKPWEQKVPLHNRYHPDIPPVADVTEGEVFRVEMVDCRGGAVGDNDTALDLNATDLFAVHYLSGPIRVLDKEGMPAKPGDLLAVEICNLGPLPGSEWGYTASHDREHGGSFLTDHFPDATKAIWYFEGIYAYSPQIPGVRFPGLLHPGVIGTAPSMELLNIWNDRERELVENGHKSMTLTEIEEGTPEWERIAREGARTVPGRENGGNCDIKNLSTGSKIYLPVFVDGANLSTGDMHFSQGDGEVSFCGAIEINGFLELKCEIIRNGMGEYLTPMGPTPLHVSPIFEIGPIEPRFSEWLVFEGISVDESGRQHYLDASIAFKRAVLNAIDYISKFGYSKEQVYLLLSACPCEARISGIVDAPNACVTLAVPTAIFDQDIRPKAGVGPRVMRKPDVMKCPYNGKFPMTKNTSASTSS